A part of Flavobacteriaceae bacterium GSB9 genomic DNA contains:
- a CDS encoding sulfotransferase family 2 domain-containing protein, with amino-acid sequence MIVFIHIPKTAGTTFYSVVKNNYNSFLRPKIDREPVNYLVQNLKGNNISLRLPGGYTSAPQMIKVLEEHFADKLNEVSFIGGHIGYGLHKLTSKDIKYITFIRDPKSRLISDFKEHHKPGRFFYEDLKKNGFRLNDYLKLLKEMRLDNIMTRQLAGPYDYFLLNRSTVSESMLNMAIGNSMKVDVYKMENFDEALYLMKKNMGWKSLKYTEHNISKQTMIDLEFDSDLLNDVIKFDLILYKELNKNVLNNFKLNWSQRLEMKLNNIIY; translated from the coding sequence TTGATTGTTTTCATTCACATACCTAAAACTGCAGGAACTACATTTTATAGTGTAGTCAAGAATAACTATAATAGTTTTTTAAGGCCTAAAATAGATCGAGAACCTGTAAATTATTTGGTACAAAACCTCAAAGGGAATAACATAAGTTTGAGGTTGCCAGGCGGATATACGTCAGCGCCCCAAATGATTAAAGTTTTGGAAGAACATTTTGCTGACAAGTTGAATGAAGTCAGCTTCATTGGAGGTCATATAGGGTATGGTTTACATAAGTTGACTTCCAAAGATATAAAGTACATAACTTTTATAAGAGACCCTAAATCTAGGTTAATATCTGATTTTAAAGAGCATCATAAACCTGGTCGTTTTTTTTATGAAGATTTAAAAAAAAATGGATTTAGGCTTAATGATTATCTAAAGCTCTTGAAGGAAATGAGATTGGATAATATAATGACAAGGCAATTGGCAGGACCTTATGATTATTTTTTGCTAAATAGAAGTACAGTTTCAGAATCTATGCTTAACATGGCTATAGGAAATAGTATGAAAGTAGATGTATATAAAATGGAAAACTTTGATGAGGCCTTGTATCTTATGAAGAAAAACATGGGATGGAAAAGTTTAAAATATACTGAACATAATATATCAAAACAAACCATGATTGACTTAGAATTTGATAGTGATTTGTTAAATGATGTGATTAAGTTTGATTTGATATTGTATAAGGAGCTGAATAAAAATGTTTTAAATAACTTCAAACTAAATTGGAGCCAGAGATTAGAAATGAAGTTAAACAACATTATTTATTAA
- a CDS encoding glycosyltransferase family 2 protein yields the protein MENKIDLSILITHYNRSEALKACLEAIDAVGFSCNYEIVISDDGSNEAHLNHIKTLKYDQLLLSEGNQGLTNNINKGLKACKGAYILYCQEDFLLSPQVACVLDECLDLLKNNVLDMVRLTANYRFNYLKALTANVSKIPNFSIRNFNVNTFRYSDNPFITTIDFYNKFGYYLEDVSGPYGETEYAIRILKLGAKIGIVNKNLARAHAESVSVMKTFYPSKKRKGSRKLWRSARALRQHIEWLLYDPKKRRLLTYKNLKRVS from the coding sequence ATGGAAAATAAAATAGACCTTAGTATTTTAATTACACACTATAACAGATCAGAGGCCTTGAAAGCCTGTTTGGAAGCTATTGATGCGGTTGGTTTTTCTTGTAATTATGAAATTGTAATTAGTGACGACGGTAGTAATGAAGCCCATTTAAACCATATAAAAACACTTAAATATGACCAACTTTTATTGTCTGAGGGTAATCAAGGCTTAACTAATAATATTAATAAAGGATTAAAAGCTTGTAAGGGGGCTTATATTCTGTATTGTCAAGAAGATTTTTTGTTGAGCCCACAAGTAGCTTGTGTCTTAGATGAATGTCTGGATTTACTTAAAAACAATGTTTTGGATATGGTTCGTTTAACAGCGAATTATAGATTTAACTATTTAAAAGCATTGACCGCCAACGTTAGTAAAATTCCAAACTTTTCCATAAGGAATTTTAATGTTAATACGTTTCGTTACAGTGACAACCCTTTTATTACAACCATCGACTTTTACAATAAATTTGGTTATTATTTAGAAGACGTCTCTGGGCCTTACGGAGAAACAGAATATGCCATTAGAATTTTAAAATTAGGAGCTAAAATAGGCATTGTAAATAAAAATTTAGCTAGAGCTCATGCAGAAAGTGTTTCTGTGATGAAAACCTTTTACCCGAGTAAAAAAAGAAAAGGGAGTAGAAAGCTTTGGCGTTCAGCGAGAGCTTTAAGACAACACATAGAATGGTTGTTGTACGATCCAAAAAAAAGGCGTTTGTTAACCTATAAAAATTTAAAAAGGGTTTCATGA
- a CDS encoding glycosyltransferase family 4 protein: MKITIIHPFTPQAAGVVEASVATYHSQPHAKALQQLAGEYPEYKCAMAYFTPKWRGYQYDYNDINYQFYPVDFKWNGDHKKWKKQWSKSCLKAYKRSAPEVNIINMSGHSSPFSHALTKHILSAGKPYIPMLGGQHYSDTPENRIYYQRAHHILVHTQLQKESMQTMPMFKGLDIRVFPLGVDTYRFKPNRKHKRQDPKLLYVGRIVELKQIHLAIDALKALVQNGFKDAQLDIIGPVFSEAYYETLQVQVKRFALENHVRFLGHKEHNELPKYFQQADVLLLPSEKETFGMVMVEAMACGTPVAALNGSGGPKDVIAHGVDGLLSDKATYTDTVLNHFKTADRNAMETAARAKVVEAYSLEATYRVLKQSVTDALKQ, from the coding sequence ATGAAGATTACAATAATCCACCCGTTTACGCCACAAGCCGCTGGTGTGGTAGAAGCTTCGGTAGCAACCTACCACAGTCAGCCCCATGCCAAAGCGCTGCAACAACTGGCTGGGGAATATCCGGAATACAAATGTGCAATGGCTTATTTTACACCGAAGTGGCGCGGGTATCAGTATGACTATAATGATATAAACTATCAGTTTTATCCTGTGGATTTTAAATGGAATGGCGACCATAAAAAATGGAAGAAGCAGTGGTCTAAATCTTGTTTAAAAGCTTACAAAAGGAGCGCCCCTGAGGTAAACATTATTAATATGTCGGGCCATTCCAGTCCGTTTTCGCATGCCTTGACTAAGCATATTTTAAGCGCCGGGAAGCCATACATTCCCATGCTGGGGGGGCAGCATTATAGCGATACGCCAGAAAATAGAATATATTATCAACGGGCACACCATATTCTAGTGCATACCCAGTTGCAAAAAGAAAGTATGCAAACCATGCCGATGTTTAAGGGGTTGGATATACGGGTATTTCCTTTGGGGGTAGATACGTATCGCTTTAAGCCGAATAGGAAACATAAAAGACAAGACCCTAAACTTTTATACGTGGGGCGTATTGTAGAGTTAAAGCAAATCCATCTGGCTATTGATGCTTTGAAGGCCTTAGTGCAAAACGGGTTTAAAGACGCCCAGCTGGATATTATCGGTCCTGTATTTTCAGAGGCTTATTATGAAACATTACAGGTTCAGGTAAAACGATTTGCTTTAGAAAATCACGTTCGCTTTTTAGGGCATAAGGAACACAATGAATTGCCCAAGTATTTTCAGCAAGCCGATGTACTGCTTTTGCCCAGTGAAAAAGAAACCTTTGGGATGGTGATGGTTGAAGCGATGGCCTGCGGGACGCCTGTTGCGGCTTTAAATGGTTCAGGAGGCCCTAAAGATGTTATTGCACATGGCGTAGATGGTTTGTTAAGTGATAAGGCCACTTATACCGATACCGTTTTAAACCATTTTAAAACTGCTGACCGTAACGCCATGGAAACCGCAGCCCGGGCAAAAGTTGTTGAGGCCTATAGCTTGGAAGCGACCTATAGGGTGTTAAAACAATCGGTAACCGATGCTTTAAAGCAGTAA
- a CDS encoding glycosyltransferase family 2 protein, giving the protein MPEQPLVSIIIPTYNRAQLIGETLDSVLAQTYQNWECIVVDDGSTDNTVEVLKAYIDNDSRFQYHRRTDEHLPGGNGARNYGFKLSKGDYIQWFDSDDVMTSDCLEKKLKMFDDNCQFVISEGAYLFENGNTKNFGVKVNSNLYKDYVTWKTSIFTPSILFKKSFIEASKVFFNELLHKGQETEFLATLFYENQDAKFKILHEETFYYRRHSLTKSAESENYIPRFKWSNAYNHLSNLKRCIELKDEELITYFFKKCLKLYYSAVKHQDKKTYQFVFKELKNMLFLNKLTVLLKLKALRYLNKRMADKLFNHLRCVKVI; this is encoded by the coding sequence ATGCCAGAACAACCTCTCGTATCTATAATAATCCCCACATACAACCGTGCGCAACTCATAGGCGAAACACTGGATTCTGTGCTGGCACAAACCTACCAAAACTGGGAATGTATTGTAGTAGACGATGGCAGTACCGATAATACGGTAGAAGTCTTAAAAGCATATATTGACAACGATTCTCGATTTCAATACCATCGTAGAACAGATGAACATTTACCAGGTGGTAATGGCGCAAGAAATTATGGTTTCAAATTGAGTAAAGGGGATTATATACAGTGGTTTGATAGTGATGATGTGATGACTTCAGATTGTTTAGAAAAAAAACTTAAAATGTTTGACGATAATTGCCAATTTGTAATATCGGAAGGTGCTTATTTATTTGAAAATGGTAATACAAAAAACTTTGGAGTAAAAGTAAATAGTAATTTGTATAAAGACTATGTAACATGGAAGACCAGTATTTTTACACCATCTATTTTATTTAAAAAGTCATTTATAGAAGCTTCAAAAGTTTTTTTTAATGAGCTTTTACATAAAGGGCAAGAAACTGAATTTTTAGCGACTTTATTTTATGAGAATCAGGACGCAAAATTTAAGATATTGCATGAAGAGACATTTTATTATCGAAGACACTCATTAACCAAGAGTGCTGAAAGTGAAAACTATATCCCAAGGTTTAAATGGTCAAATGCATATAATCATTTAAGCAATTTAAAAAGATGTATTGAGTTAAAGGATGAAGAATTAATAACCTATTTTTTTAAAAAATGCTTGAAGTTATATTATTCAGCTGTTAAACATCAAGATAAAAAAACGTATCAATTTGTGTTTAAAGAACTAAAGAACATGCTTTTCTTGAACAAGCTTACTGTTTTACTCAAGCTTAAAGCACTGAGATATTTAAATAAACGTATGGCCGATAAATTGTTTAATCATTTAAGGTGCGTGAAAGTAATATGA
- a CDS encoding glycosyltransferase has translation MGKIKILYTIPNFDTAGSGKVVYDLVKGLNKDLFDVEIACSHNRGSFFKTVEGLGVPIHIIKTTTAYRPFFTLYKRLNPIVTFFKSNKYDIIHSWHWSSDWTEVLAARLAGVKWLYTKKAMSWGNKHWKIRSFLANYIVTINDEMLAFFPNKKQQGLIPLGIDTDFYNPEHFKNGFPRIENKFHVITVANLVPVKGIEVLIKALILLADTNIQLTVLGEDTNDYASTLKQKCITWGIDQQVNFIGKKPDVRPYLAEADLYVIPTLDAGRREGMPMALVEAMSMGVPVLGSQVSGVDYVLKDFPELLFKPGHAKDLAVSIKRIMDQSNEQNRILGDTLRKYCENHFSLRKCILSHEVLYRKMKHGK, from the coding sequence ATGGGAAAAATCAAAATCCTTTATACCATACCTAATTTTGATACCGCAGGGAGTGGTAAGGTGGTTTATGATTTGGTTAAAGGCCTTAATAAAGACTTATTTGATGTAGAAATTGCTTGTTCTCATAATAGAGGTTCTTTTTTTAAAACTGTTGAAGGCTTGGGTGTACCTATACATATTATAAAAACCACCACAGCTTATCGTCCTTTTTTTACTTTATATAAGCGATTAAACCCTATAGTGACGTTTTTTAAATCTAACAAGTATGATATTATCCATTCGTGGCACTGGAGTAGCGACTGGACAGAAGTGCTGGCGGCACGATTAGCTGGTGTGAAATGGCTCTATACCAAAAAAGCGATGAGCTGGGGTAATAAGCACTGGAAGATTAGAAGCTTTTTAGCAAATTATATTGTTACAATTAACGATGAAATGCTAGCCTTTTTTCCAAATAAAAAACAACAAGGTTTAATACCATTGGGTATAGATACCGACTTTTATAACCCCGAACATTTTAAAAACGGATTTCCTCGAATTGAGAATAAATTTCATGTTATAACGGTTGCCAATTTAGTGCCCGTTAAAGGTATAGAAGTGTTAATAAAGGCTTTAATTTTACTAGCAGACACTAATATACAATTAACAGTTTTAGGAGAAGACACCAATGATTACGCATCCACTTTAAAGCAAAAATGTATAACATGGGGTATAGACCAACAAGTGAACTTTATAGGTAAAAAACCTGATGTGAGACCATATTTAGCAGAGGCAGATTTATACGTCATTCCAACTTTAGATGCGGGCCGACGTGAAGGTATGCCTATGGCTTTGGTAGAAGCGATGAGCATGGGAGTTCCAGTATTGGGGTCTCAAGTATCGGGCGTTGATTATGTATTGAAAGATTTTCCGGAATTATTATTTAAACCCGGACATGCAAAAGATCTTGCCGTTAGTATAAAAAGGATAATGGATCAATCAAACGAACAGAACAGGATATTGGGAGACACGCTCAGGAAATATTGTGAAAACCATTTTTCACTAAGAAAATGTATTCTTTCGCATGAAGTACTCTACAGAAAAATGAAGCATGGAAAATAA
- a CDS encoding glycosyltransferase family 4 protein: MLKTILNTILVHHRSPHHAQNSGYGRLVDYCPDATVLTGEPRLPYRMAKYIGQWHTQNAGIYNSSSVQKEWQLYKALKQLKGKTVVHYLNAERDIRYIPKYIKRRDVKFIGTFHKPPEVLKETITDTSYLKQLDGAICVGHNQVAFIKEWLGLEQVNYIPHGIDTGYFVPNISKKAPNPTLLFVGQHLRDFDLFNTAISKVLELCPTAEAIAIVAKPFVMKIKQHPKIQVYSEVPDKQLRDFYQRATVLFLPLKDATACNAVLEGMACGLPVVTSNVGSVPEYLSGTGNVLCDNSVESFVEALVALLKDEEKLTRLGKASREKVMCYDWQRVVKQIGDFYKSMY; this comes from the coding sequence ATGCTTAAAACTATTTTGAACACCATTTTAGTACATCACCGCTCCCCACACCATGCCCAAAACTCTGGGTATGGCCGTTTGGTAGATTACTGTCCTGACGCGACCGTACTAACTGGAGAGCCGCGATTGCCTTACCGTATGGCCAAGTATATCGGGCAATGGCATACGCAAAATGCGGGCATATACAATTCCAGTAGTGTACAAAAAGAATGGCAGTTATATAAGGCATTAAAGCAACTAAAGGGAAAAACCGTTGTACATTATTTAAATGCCGAACGTGATATTCGGTATATACCAAAATATATAAAACGACGGGATGTTAAGTTTATAGGAACCTTTCATAAGCCGCCAGAAGTACTAAAGGAAACCATAACAGACACTAGCTATTTAAAACAATTAGATGGTGCTATATGTGTTGGGCATAATCAAGTAGCGTTCATTAAAGAGTGGTTGGGTTTAGAACAGGTAAACTATATCCCTCATGGAATCGATACCGGTTATTTTGTACCTAATATTTCAAAAAAGGCTCCAAATCCGACCTTGTTATTTGTGGGACAGCATTTAAGGGATTTTGATTTGTTTAATACGGCTATCTCAAAAGTTTTAGAACTATGCCCAACGGCAGAAGCTATAGCTATTGTGGCAAAACCCTTTGTTATGAAGATAAAACAACATCCTAAAATACAAGTGTATTCGGAAGTGCCTGATAAACAGCTTAGGGACTTTTATCAAAGAGCCACGGTGTTGTTTTTGCCTCTCAAGGATGCGACGGCCTGTAATGCTGTATTAGAGGGCATGGCTTGTGGTTTACCTGTTGTGACCTCAAATGTGGGGAGTGTACCAGAGTATTTGAGCGGTACAGGTAATGTGTTGTGTGACAATAGTGTGGAGTCTTTTGTTGAAGCCTTAGTAGCTTTGTTAAAGGATGAAGAAAAATTAACACGACTAGGAAAGGCTTCTCGAGAAAAAGTAATGTGCTATGATTGGCAACGGGTAGTAAAGCAGATTGGCGATTTTTACAAATCAATGTATTGA
- a CDS encoding glycosyltransferase family 4 protein, translated as MNQKKQHIIIFDGSFETTPFIRRLMTGLINRGYKVSVIGFNEHNPEPVEGVYYQSLGSNQSKLRFIQTSLALALRYGNVEQVLKALFYFFKGQRKAIQTQNLSLVFKSLQPDIVHVQWPSLLPWLEPYLQNPDFKIVLSQRGFHVNVRPFVNAENMRYLQSVYPKLDGLHSVSKAISETGKAIGVPYTGIDEVVYTGFPLDQIDFQNKTKRHDTLRLLSVGRAHWIKDYPTAVKACAVLKAKGLDFHYTIIGGQGDEELLFLIHDLGLEQCISLIGKMSQSSVYEQMRNTDILLLPSIEEGLANVAVEAMALGTPVISTDCGGMPELITHGITGWLVPVGAPEAMANEILKVQSLPNDVLHTITKAARNIVEEQHSETQLLRGMEKLYKQVLEP; from the coding sequence TTGAATCAGAAAAAACAACATATTATCATTTTTGACGGCTCCTTTGAAACCACGCCGTTTATTAGACGCCTAATGACGGGGCTCATCAATCGAGGCTATAAAGTTTCCGTTATTGGGTTTAATGAGCATAATCCAGAACCAGTAGAAGGTGTTTATTACCAGTCTTTGGGAAGTAACCAATCTAAATTACGTTTCATACAAACCAGTTTGGCTTTAGCCTTAAGGTATGGTAATGTAGAGCAGGTATTAAAAGCTCTGTTTTATTTTTTTAAGGGGCAGCGTAAGGCGATACAAACCCAAAACTTAAGCTTGGTTTTTAAAAGCTTACAACCCGATATTGTACATGTGCAGTGGCCATCTTTATTACCATGGTTGGAACCTTATTTACAAAACCCAGATTTTAAAATCGTATTAAGTCAGCGCGGCTTTCATGTGAATGTGCGTCCATTTGTGAATGCTGAAAATATGAGGTATTTGCAATCGGTATATCCTAAACTGGATGGTTTGCATTCGGTATCAAAAGCCATTTCGGAAACAGGGAAAGCAATAGGAGTACCTTACACGGGTATTGATGAAGTTGTTTACACTGGATTTCCATTGGACCAGATTGATTTTCAAAATAAAACAAAACGCCATGATACTTTACGATTACTCTCGGTAGGCAGGGCACACTGGATAAAAGATTATCCCACAGCAGTGAAAGCCTGCGCCGTATTAAAAGCGAAAGGCCTAGATTTTCATTACACCATCATCGGTGGTCAAGGTGATGAAGAACTGTTGTTTTTAATTCATGATTTAGGATTGGAGCAGTGTATTAGCTTAATTGGGAAAATGTCCCAGAGTTCAGTTTATGAACAGATGCGAAATACTGATATCTTACTGTTGCCAAGCATTGAGGAGGGTTTGGCCAACGTAGCGGTTGAAGCAATGGCCTTGGGCACACCTGTAATCAGTACTGATTGTGGGGGTATGCCAGAATTGATAACCCATGGTATTACGGGGTGGTTGGTGCCGGTGGGAGCGCCTGAAGCTATGGCCAATGAAATTTTAAAAGTGCAAAGCTTGCCTAATGATGTATTGCATACGATAACTAAAGCGGCCCGTAATATTGTAGAAGAACAACATAGTGAAACACAACTTTTGCGGGGTATGGAAAAACTATATAAACAGGTTTTGGAACCTTGA
- a CDS encoding acyltransferase — MFGILRTLLAVNVVLLHVFNVPALGNYSVSFFFVLSGFLMTYIMHHSYGYDFKGVKIFWLNRFLRLYPLYWCVLICTILCLITFPKITRHPHLYFPVTFPDWLYNIAMVYPNQVPHHIKPRLVPPSWALTNEIVYYLLISIGISKTRRRTFIWLILSVGYYMFTYLFYDIPTYRYSAIWASSLPFALGAALYWINRIKPLKRVNLFSVIGVYGLFVSNALFFNKQNLGVYGEASIYINLVLAVLLIYMLFNFKSKNLLKHWDNYVGRYSYPIYLAHYLVLIFYSAIFFFDKNTSNFKLPYNKLFPYFLCLVLVCFLLVHLIDKPVDNIKSKMKRQHLKIK; from the coding sequence ATGTTTGGAATATTGAGAACCTTATTGGCAGTTAATGTTGTATTGTTGCATGTTTTTAATGTACCAGCTTTAGGTAATTACTCAGTGTCATTTTTTTTTGTTTTATCCGGGTTTCTCATGACTTATATCATGCATCATAGCTACGGTTATGATTTTAAGGGAGTCAAAATTTTTTGGCTTAACCGTTTTCTTAGGTTGTATCCCTTATATTGGTGTGTTTTAATATGCACAATATTGTGTTTAATTACATTTCCAAAAATAACACGGCATCCACATTTATACTTTCCAGTGACCTTTCCAGATTGGTTATATAACATAGCGATGGTATATCCAAATCAAGTTCCACATCATATCAAACCTAGATTGGTTCCGCCTTCATGGGCCTTGACAAATGAAATCGTCTACTATTTGTTAATTTCAATAGGTATTTCAAAAACAAGAAGGCGAACGTTTATTTGGTTGATTTTAAGTGTTGGTTATTATATGTTTACTTATTTGTTTTATGACATACCAACATATCGTTACAGTGCTATATGGGCATCTTCATTACCTTTTGCTCTCGGAGCTGCATTGTATTGGATAAATAGAATAAAGCCTTTAAAAAGAGTTAACTTATTTAGTGTTATTGGTGTGTATGGGTTGTTTGTTTCAAATGCATTATTTTTTAATAAGCAAAATTTGGGAGTTTATGGTGAAGCGTCAATTTATATAAATTTAGTATTGGCGGTCTTACTTATTTATATGTTATTTAATTTTAAAAGTAAGAATTTATTAAAGCATTGGGATAATTATGTTGGGCGGTATAGTTACCCCATCTACCTAGCCCATTATTTAGTCTTAATTTTTTATTCGGCGATTTTTTTCTTTGATAAGAATACTTCTAACTTTAAATTGCCCTATAATAAATTATTTCCATATTTTTTGTGTTTAGTTTTAGTCTGTTTTTTATTGGTTCATTTAATTGACAAGCCTGTGGACAATATTAAAAGTAAAATGAAACGTCAACACCTTAAAATTAAATAG
- a CDS encoding asparagine synthase C-terminal domain-containing protein — protein MTNLQTPIIPIEQCYAIQKQGSHTMDRKAVCIYVALGFFLGEDRFYRDEVALQPARHYNLDSKNQIISESPYFEWHYSPREISFQAALDEFTDLFESIIKEQSLSQSVILPLSGGLDSRTQAAALHHLKADVQSYSYAFQNGFPETKIGAQIAKHCGFDFKPFEIPKGYLWQVIDDLAQMNECYSDFTHPRQMAVLPELKQMHGEFSLGHWGDVLFDSGIGQAEQELPELDILYKKLIKKGGLELATLLWEHWELEGGFESYLKWRLQKLLDGIAIEHKEAKIRAFKSLYWAPRWTSVNLNVFKEALPINLPYYDDRMCRFICEIPEDYLANRQLQIAYIKQRNPKLAKVMWQSQKPYNLYNYHKNRAPWNLPYRIKNKVVREVKTVLGKPLVQRNWELQFLGEVNDRQLKDYIFDESFLEFVGRHAVETVYQQFTQKDTVYYAHPLSMLLTLSLWWKQNMKKANHKR, from the coding sequence ATGACCAATTTACAAACCCCTATAATCCCTATTGAACAGTGCTATGCTATCCAGAAGCAGGGCTCACATACCATGGATAGAAAAGCGGTGTGTATTTATGTAGCACTTGGTTTTTTTTTAGGTGAGGATCGTTTTTATAGGGATGAGGTTGCCCTGCAACCCGCAAGGCATTATAACCTTGATTCTAAAAATCAAATAATATCTGAAAGCCCTTATTTTGAATGGCATTATAGCCCAAGAGAGATTTCATTTCAAGCTGCTTTGGATGAGTTTACCGATTTATTTGAAAGCATCATTAAAGAGCAATCATTAAGCCAATCCGTGATATTGCCCTTGTCGGGTGGTTTGGATAGCCGTACCCAAGCTGCGGCGTTACATCATCTTAAGGCCGATGTGCAGTCGTATAGCTACGCTTTTCAAAATGGTTTTCCCGAAACTAAGATAGGGGCGCAGATTGCAAAACACTGTGGTTTTGATTTTAAGCCGTTTGAAATTCCTAAAGGGTATTTGTGGCAGGTGATTGACGACTTAGCACAAATGAATGAATGTTATTCCGATTTTACCCATCCTAGGCAAATGGCTGTCTTACCTGAGTTGAAACAGATGCATGGCGAATTTTCATTAGGGCATTGGGGTGATGTATTGTTTGATTCAGGTATTGGTCAAGCGGAACAGGAGTTGCCTGAATTAGATATTTTATATAAAAAGTTGATAAAGAAAGGTGGTCTGGAATTGGCGACCTTGCTATGGGAACACTGGGAACTGGAAGGTGGTTTTGAAAGTTATTTAAAATGGCGCTTGCAAAAATTACTCGATGGAATTGCCATAGAACATAAAGAGGCTAAAATTCGCGCTTTTAAATCGCTATACTGGGCGCCGCGGTGGACTAGTGTGAATTTAAATGTGTTTAAAGAAGCACTTCCCATAAACTTGCCGTATTACGACGACCGGATGTGTCGGTTTATTTGTGAAATTCCTGAGGACTATTTGGCCAATCGCCAGTTGCAGATAGCCTATATAAAGCAACGGAATCCTAAACTGGCTAAGGTCATGTGGCAAAGTCAAAAACCTTATAATTTATACAATTACCATAAGAATAGAGCGCCTTGGAATTTGCCCTATCGCATTAAAAATAAAGTTGTTCGAGAAGTAAAAACCGTTTTAGGAAAACCATTGGTTCAGCGTAACTGGGAATTACAGTTTTTAGGTGAAGTAAATGATCGGCAACTAAAAGATTATATATTTGATGAATCCTTTTTAGAGTTTGTTGGAAGACATGCCGTGGAAACGGTTTATCAACAATTTACGCAGAAAGATACGGTGTATTATGCGCATCCGTTAAGTATGTTATTGACATTGAGTTTGTGGTGGAAACAGAATATGAAAAAAGCGAATCACAAAAGGTAA
- a CDS encoding putative nucleotide-diphospho-sugar transferase, with the protein MQGVYSVRKIFNKKRMRVGYLYVANQKKFIDEAMISSRSLRQFSELPVALVCTQDIASKDVYAFFDEVIIHEEMKQYVYLSKVLGIQKSPFDRTIFLDTDTFICDDISPLFELLELVDIATSIEKSYHTTDKINNIRFKNIIPEFNSGVIVYRKNEITQKLFKDWFQVCIDNRMGNDMPGLRESMIKNLKAVKFFILPEEYNSHGYKSMLQLNGKVKVIHERLGVKWNSTTPYFLPYDKGEKFAKKINKTIFKRIYIPYIGIIPYNWSPANILLKLKKMIGVKRVSKNR; encoded by the coding sequence ATGCAAGGAGTTTATAGTGTTAGAAAAATATTTAATAAGAAGCGTATGAGAGTAGGTTATCTTTATGTAGCCAATCAAAAAAAATTTATTGATGAGGCGATGATTTCGTCACGTTCTCTGCGTCAGTTCTCTGAATTGCCTGTAGCCTTAGTATGTACTCAAGATATAGCTTCAAAAGATGTTTATGCTTTTTTTGATGAAGTGATCATTCATGAAGAAATGAAGCAATATGTATATTTGTCTAAAGTATTGGGTATACAAAAATCTCCTTTTGATAGGACTATATTTTTAGATACAGACACTTTTATATGTGATGATATATCACCTCTTTTTGAGCTTCTGGAATTGGTAGATATAGCGACCAGTATTGAAAAATCATACCATACTACGGATAAGATAAACAATATTCGATTTAAAAATATTATTCCTGAGTTTAACAGTGGTGTGATTGTTTATAGAAAAAACGAAATAACACAAAAACTATTCAAGGATTGGTTTCAAGTATGTATAGATAATAGAATGGGTAATGACATGCCAGGGTTGAGAGAATCTATGATAAAAAATTTAAAAGCGGTTAAATTTTTTATTCTGCCAGAAGAATACAACTCTCATGGTTACAAAAGCATGTTGCAATTAAATGGTAAAGTAAAAGTGATTCATGAAAGATTAGGTGTAAAATGGAATAGTACTACGCCTTATTTTTTACCATATGATAAAGGAGAAAAGTTTGCCAAGAAAATAAACAAAACCATCTTTAAGAGAATTTATATTCCATACATTGGAATAATACCTTACAACTGGAGTCCTGCAAATATTTTACTTAAACTAAAGAAAATGATAGGAGTGAAACGAGTTTCGAAAAACAGATAA